In a genomic window of Amycolatopsis japonica:
- a CDS encoding branched-chain amino acid ABC transporter substrate-binding protein encodes MRFGRVFAVAAAASLALAGCAGGSSSSGSGDSSTLKIGFMGDLTGENSGIVIPPRNGAKLAIDEYNKTNPATKLELKEYDSQGKPEQATSLIATAVGQDKITALIGPAFSGESKAIGGQLEQNKIPSVSPSATGPGLAANGWKYWHRVVANDNDQGPAIANFLITAKSPKKAYVISDDQEYSVGLADAFEKTFKEKNVPVDRDKFAKDASDYSSTVQKVKAANPDVILFGGYYAQGSRLLKQLRDSQVSATFATGDGSLDAQLVSGAGAAAAEKAVIGCPCNIKDAGTGDEFVTKYKAAYNVDPAIYATEGYDAATAIINAVKAGNTTSEKINEFLKTIDFKGVSKQIKFKENGEPQTNAIYVYQVTGGVIKNLGASTEAKLNG; translated from the coding sequence GTGCGTTTTGGACGGGTTTTCGCCGTCGCGGCGGCTGCGTCGCTGGCGCTGGCGGGCTGTGCCGGCGGCAGCAGCTCGTCCGGCAGCGGTGACAGCAGCACGCTGAAGATCGGGTTCATGGGTGACCTCACCGGTGAGAACTCCGGGATCGTGATCCCGCCCCGCAACGGCGCCAAGCTCGCTATCGACGAGTACAACAAGACGAACCCGGCGACGAAGCTGGAGCTCAAGGAATACGACAGCCAGGGCAAGCCCGAGCAGGCGACGTCGCTGATCGCGACCGCCGTCGGCCAGGACAAGATCACCGCCCTGATCGGCCCGGCCTTCTCCGGTGAGTCGAAGGCCATCGGTGGTCAGCTGGAGCAGAACAAGATCCCGAGTGTCTCGCCCTCGGCGACGGGCCCGGGCCTGGCGGCCAACGGCTGGAAGTACTGGCACCGCGTCGTCGCGAACGACAACGACCAGGGCCCGGCCATCGCCAACTTCCTCATCACGGCGAAGTCGCCGAAGAAGGCCTACGTCATCTCGGACGACCAGGAATACAGCGTCGGCCTCGCGGACGCCTTCGAGAAGACCTTCAAGGAGAAGAACGTCCCGGTCGACCGCGACAAGTTCGCCAAGGACGCGTCGGACTACTCCTCGACCGTGCAGAAGGTCAAGGCCGCGAACCCGGACGTCATCCTCTTCGGTGGCTACTACGCCCAGGGCAGCCGTCTGCTCAAGCAGCTGCGTGACAGCCAGGTTTCCGCCACCTTCGCCACCGGCGACGGTTCGCTCGACGCCCAGCTCGTGAGCGGCGCGGGTGCCGCGGCCGCGGAGAAGGCCGTCATCGGCTGCCCCTGCAACATCAAGGACGCCGGTACGGGCGACGAGTTCGTCACCAAGTACAAGGCCGCGTACAACGTCGACCCGGCGATCTACGCGACCGAGGGCTACGACGCGGCGACCGCCATCATCAACGCGGTCAAGGCGGGCAACACCACCTCGGAGAAGATCAACGAGTTCCTGAAGACGATCGACTTCAAGGGTGTCTCGAAGCAGATCAAGTTCAAGGAGAACGGCGAGCCGCAGACGAACGCGATCTACGTCTACCAGGTCACCGGTGGCGTCATCAAGAACCTCGGCGCCTCGACCGAAGCCAAGCTCAACGGCTGA
- a CDS encoding alpha/beta hydrolase family protein, producing MTMSTEAIEGVAAGVPFVALPPSDGGRPAPLVLTWHLLGAPFSEAAMAAALPMRDLHAWRVHLGLPLTGKRFPEGGFEGFFRLASEDNVLNVVEPLTRQVEAEFPAAVAELRSRLSIEDGPVGLVGGSQGGGVALQMLTHAEIDVAAAALVNPVTQLAPVIAANERVYDVTYPWSDRSRAVANEYDYVRRADELTAPILLVIGEEDDVSITEPAEALHKALGERRSELVTIPGMAHEFAEAPGLEPAPQTEHAKLVDAELTRWFARHLAV from the coding sequence ATGACGATGAGTACCGAAGCGATCGAAGGCGTGGCAGCAGGAGTTCCGTTCGTGGCGTTGCCGCCGTCGGACGGTGGGCGTCCGGCACCGTTGGTGCTGACCTGGCATCTGCTGGGCGCGCCGTTCAGCGAGGCGGCCATGGCGGCGGCGCTGCCGATGAGGGACCTGCACGCGTGGCGGGTGCACCTGGGGTTGCCGCTGACCGGGAAACGGTTCCCCGAAGGCGGTTTCGAGGGCTTCTTCCGGCTGGCGAGCGAGGACAACGTGCTCAACGTCGTCGAACCGCTCACCAGGCAGGTCGAGGCGGAGTTCCCGGCGGCGGTGGCGGAACTGCGCTCCCGCTTGTCCATTGAGGACGGTCCGGTCGGGCTGGTCGGCGGTTCGCAGGGCGGCGGGGTCGCGCTGCAGATGCTGACCCACGCCGAGATCGACGTGGCGGCCGCCGCGCTGGTGAACCCGGTGACCCAGCTGGCGCCGGTGATCGCGGCGAACGAGCGGGTCTACGACGTCACCTATCCCTGGTCGGACCGGTCCCGTGCGGTCGCGAACGAGTACGACTACGTGCGGCGGGCTGACGAACTGACCGCGCCGATCCTGCTCGTCATCGGCGAGGAGGACGACGTCTCGATCACCGAACCGGCCGAAGCCCTGCACAAGGCGCTGGGGGAGCGGCGATCCGAGCTCGTCACGATCCCGGGGATGGCGCACGAATTCGCCGAGGCCCCTGGCCTCGAACCCGCTCCGCAGACCGAGCACGCGAAGCTGGTCGACGCCGAGCTCACGCGCTGGTTCGCCCGGCACCTAGCTGTTTGA
- a CDS encoding LysR family transcriptional regulator, giving the protein MDLDTAQVRAFVATADHGHFGRAAESLFLTQQALSKRVRKLEDALSVQLFRRTNRSVELTADGDRFLPHARELIRAADAAVAAMGLQDRPPRLDVIDPRLSPMYMLRRIAQRDPALAVERVAGRGLANALDPLVRGEIDLAFGRVADLGREVPAELEHRLVRLEPLVALLAPEHPLAHNDVLKLSDLRHEGIWIPQLGGPVEWLSYLQRLCKEFDVPIDDSGVSYDLRHTLEQTRYGKQRVTLAGADMDLASDLNLRVLPFEPSPLFPWSVVWRRGEGPALRRLLALAGRTSHEEGWCAYDPDRSWLPDDDLKQLGAGRTSA; this is encoded by the coding sequence GTGGATCTCGACACTGCCCAGGTGCGCGCGTTCGTCGCGACCGCCGACCACGGCCATTTCGGTCGCGCGGCAGAATCCCTGTTCCTCACCCAGCAAGCGCTGTCGAAGCGGGTCCGGAAGCTCGAGGACGCCCTGTCCGTCCAGCTCTTCCGCCGCACCAACCGGTCCGTCGAGCTCACCGCCGACGGCGACCGTTTCCTCCCGCACGCGCGCGAGCTGATCCGCGCGGCCGACGCCGCCGTCGCCGCGATGGGCCTTCAGGACCGCCCGCCCCGCCTCGACGTCATCGATCCACGTCTCTCCCCGATGTACATGTTGCGCCGCATCGCCCAGCGGGATCCGGCGCTGGCGGTCGAGCGCGTCGCCGGACGCGGGCTGGCCAACGCCCTCGACCCGCTGGTCCGCGGCGAGATCGACCTCGCGTTCGGCCGCGTCGCGGACCTCGGCCGCGAAGTGCCCGCCGAACTCGAACACCGGCTCGTCCGGCTGGAACCGCTGGTCGCCCTTCTCGCGCCGGAACACCCGCTCGCGCACAACGATGTCCTGAAATTGTCCGATCTCCGGCACGAGGGCATCTGGATTCCGCAATTGGGCGGCCCGGTCGAATGGCTTTCTTATTTGCAACGCCTATGCAAAGAATTCGACGTCCCGATCGACGACTCCGGGGTCAGCTACGACCTCCGGCACACACTGGAACAGACGCGCTACGGAAAGCAGCGGGTCACTCTCGCCGGCGCCGACATGGACCTCGCGTCCGACCTGAATCTGCGAGTCCTGCCGTTCGAGCCGTCGCCGCTGTTCCCGTGGTCGGTGGTGTGGCGCCGCGGCGAAGGCCCGGCCCTGCGGCGCCTGCTGGCGCTCGCGGGCCGGACCAGCCACGAAGAAGGTTGGTGCGCCTACGATCCCGACCGATCGTGGCTGCCGGACGACGACCTCAAACAGCTAGGTGCCGGGCGAACCAGCGCGTGA
- a CDS encoding PaaI family thioesterase: MTEQALESFAGIDPAFAGQQLNDKLGLEISEFGPERVVGSIPVEGNLQPYGLLHGGANAVVAEALGSMVCALNAGTDKATMGLELSCTHHRAVRSGRVTGVATPVHVGRGTVTAEIVLTDDQGRRSCTARLTCVVRERPPGA; encoded by the coding sequence GTGACCGAACAAGCCCTCGAATCCTTCGCCGGGATCGACCCGGCCTTCGCCGGACAGCAGCTCAACGACAAACTCGGGCTCGAGATCAGCGAATTCGGTCCCGAACGCGTCGTGGGCAGCATCCCGGTAGAGGGCAACCTCCAGCCCTACGGCCTCCTCCACGGTGGCGCGAACGCCGTCGTCGCGGAAGCGCTCGGTTCGATGGTCTGCGCGCTCAACGCCGGCACCGACAAGGCGACGATGGGGCTCGAGCTTTCGTGCACGCACCACCGGGCGGTCCGGTCCGGGCGGGTGACCGGTGTCGCGACGCCGGTGCACGTCGGACGCGGGACCGTGACCGCCGAGATCGTGCTGACCGACGACCAGGGGCGCCGGTCGTGCACGGCGCGGCTGACCTGTGTGGTGCGGGAGCGGCCGCCGGGCGCCTGA
- the polA gene encoding DNA polymerase I, which translates to MSPSENTTVANATPATAQAERPKLLLIDGHSMAYRAFFALPAENFKTKTGQTTNAVFGFTSMLINLLRDEAPTHLAVAFDLSRKTFRSETFAEYKANRSSTPDEFKGQVGLVEDVLRVLGIPALTKENYEADDIIATLTTQATAEGFDVLICTGDRDALQLVTDQVTVLYPKRGVSEMTRFTPAAVEEKYGLTPAQYPDFAALRGDPSDNLPSIPGVGEKTAAKWIRQFGSFNELIDRVDEVKGKVGDALREHLGAVMLNRQLTELIRDVELELGPTMLELRPWDREAVHALFDELEFRVLRDRLFATLQSAEPEAEEGFEVSGSKLAPGALTEWLSAHTGTDKPVGLAFRTTGASVRSDLKAITFAAADGEGAYVDVTAMDAEDDKALTAWLADEKIQKIGHELKAPLHAVKARGWTFAGLVMDTVLAAYLVRPGQRTFELDDLALRYLHRELRSEADTGDGQLSLLDGGAEDMEQKEIQAELVKARAVAELAGALTKELEELGGAQLLAELELPLLQVITGLEAAGIAVDIEHLTDLEAHYLSRVTQAAEEAYAVIGKQVNLGSPKQLQVILFDELGMPKTKRTKTGYTTDAEALQSLFEKTEHPFLQHLLEHRDATRLRTTVEGLIKSVADDGRIHTTLLQTIAATGRLSSVDPNLQNIPIRTEEGRRIRDAFVVGDGYAELMTADYSQIEMRIMAHLSQDEGLIQAFNSGEDLHTFVASRAFSLPPEEITPELRFRVKAMSYGLAYGLSAYGLSQQLRISTEEAKEQMEAYFSRFGGVRDYLHSVVGDAAKVGYTETIFGRRRYLPDLNSDNRQRREMAERMALNAPIQGSAADIIKVAMLNVHKALTEAKLKSRVLLQVHDELVLEVAEGEREQLEALVRQGMGSAYELAVPLEVSVGYGRSWNDAAH; encoded by the coding sequence GTGAGCCCGAGTGAGAACACGACCGTTGCCAACGCCACACCCGCCACCGCACAGGCCGAGCGGCCCAAACTGCTGCTGATCGACGGCCATTCGATGGCGTATCGCGCCTTCTTCGCGCTGCCCGCGGAGAACTTCAAGACGAAGACCGGGCAGACGACGAACGCGGTCTTCGGGTTCACCTCGATGCTCATCAACCTGCTGCGCGACGAGGCGCCGACCCATCTGGCGGTGGCGTTCGACCTCTCCCGCAAGACGTTCCGGTCGGAGACGTTCGCGGAGTACAAGGCCAACCGCAGCAGCACCCCGGACGAGTTCAAGGGCCAGGTCGGGCTGGTCGAGGACGTGCTCAGGGTCCTCGGCATCCCGGCGCTGACCAAGGAGAACTACGAAGCCGACGACATCATCGCCACGCTCACGACACAGGCGACCGCCGAAGGTTTCGACGTCCTCATCTGTACGGGCGACCGTGACGCGCTCCAGCTGGTGACCGACCAGGTCACCGTGCTGTACCCGAAGCGCGGCGTGTCGGAGATGACCCGGTTCACCCCGGCGGCGGTCGAGGAGAAGTACGGCCTCACGCCGGCGCAGTACCCGGACTTCGCCGCGCTGCGTGGCGACCCCTCGGACAACCTGCCCAGCATCCCCGGCGTGGGGGAGAAGACGGCCGCGAAGTGGATCCGGCAGTTCGGCTCCTTCAACGAGCTGATCGACCGGGTCGACGAGGTCAAGGGCAAGGTCGGCGACGCGCTGCGCGAGCACCTCGGCGCGGTGATGCTGAACCGCCAGCTCACCGAGCTGATCCGCGACGTCGAGCTGGAGCTCGGCCCGACGATGCTCGAGCTGCGCCCGTGGGACCGCGAGGCCGTCCACGCGCTGTTCGACGAGCTCGAGTTCCGCGTCCTGCGAGACCGGCTCTTCGCCACTCTGCAGAGCGCCGAGCCCGAGGCCGAGGAGGGTTTCGAGGTCAGCGGTTCGAAGCTCGCGCCGGGCGCCCTCACCGAATGGCTGTCCGCGCACACCGGCACGGACAAGCCGGTCGGCCTGGCGTTCCGGACCACCGGTGCCTCGGTCCGCTCGGACCTGAAGGCCATCACCTTCGCGGCCGCGGACGGCGAAGGCGCGTACGTCGACGTCACCGCGATGGACGCCGAGGACGACAAGGCGCTCACGGCCTGGCTCGCCGACGAGAAGATCCAGAAGATCGGTCACGAGCTCAAGGCCCCCCTGCACGCCGTCAAGGCACGAGGCTGGACGTTCGCCGGGCTCGTCATGGACACCGTGCTCGCGGCGTATCTGGTCCGTCCCGGCCAGCGCACCTTCGAACTCGACGACCTCGCCCTGAGGTACCTGCACCGTGAGCTCCGGTCCGAGGCCGACACCGGGGACGGGCAGCTTTCGCTGCTCGACGGCGGCGCCGAGGACATGGAGCAGAAGGAGATCCAGGCCGAGCTGGTCAAGGCCCGCGCGGTCGCCGAGCTCGCCGGCGCCCTGACCAAGGAGCTCGAAGAACTGGGCGGCGCGCAGCTGCTCGCCGAGCTCGAACTGCCGTTGCTGCAGGTGATCACCGGGCTGGAAGCGGCGGGTATCGCGGTCGACATCGAGCACCTGACCGACCTGGAAGCGCATTACCTCAGCCGGGTGACGCAGGCCGCGGAGGAGGCGTACGCGGTCATCGGCAAGCAGGTCAACCTCGGTTCGCCGAAGCAGCTGCAGGTCATCCTGTTCGACGAGCTCGGCATGCCGAAGACCAAGCGCACCAAGACCGGCTACACCACCGACGCCGAGGCGCTGCAGAGCCTGTTCGAGAAGACCGAGCACCCGTTCCTGCAGCATCTGCTGGAGCACCGGGACGCGACCCGCCTGCGCACCACGGTCGAGGGTCTGATCAAGTCGGTCGCCGACGACGGCCGCATCCACACCACGCTGCTGCAGACGATCGCCGCCACCGGGCGGCTCTCGTCGGTCGACCCGAACCTCCAGAACATCCCGATCCGCACCGAAGAAGGCCGCCGCATCCGCGACGCGTTCGTCGTCGGCGACGGGTACGCCGAGCTGATGACGGCGGACTACAGCCAGATCGAAATGCGGATCATGGCGCACCTTTCGCAGGACGAGGGCCTGATCCAGGCCTTCAACAGCGGCGAGGATCTGCACACTTTCGTGGCGTCGCGCGCGTTCTCGCTGCCGCCGGAGGAGATCACGCCGGAGCTGCGGTTCCGGGTCAAGGCGATGTCGTACGGCCTGGCGTACGGGCTTTCGGCGTACGGCCTTTCGCAGCAGCTGCGGATCTCCACCGAGGAAGCCAAAGAGCAGATGGAGGCGTACTTCTCCCGCTTCGGCGGCGTGCGCGATTACCTCCATTCGGTCGTGGGCGACGCGGCGAAGGTCGGCTACACCGAGACTATCTTCGGCCGCCGCCGCTATCTGCCCGACCTCAACAGTGACAACCGGCAGCGCCGGGAAATGGCCGAGCGGATGGCGCTCAACGCGCCCATCCAGGGCAGCGCGGCCGACATCATCAAGGTCGCCATGCTCAACGTGCACAAGGCGCTGACCGAGGCGAAATTGAAGAGCCGCGTGCTGCTGCAGGTCCACGACGAGCTCGTTCTCGAGGTCGCCGAAGGCGAACGCGAGCAGCTGGAAGCGTTGGTGCGCCAGGGAATGGGTTCGGCCTACGAGCTGGCGGTCCCGCTCGAGGTCTCCGTCGGGTACGGGCGGTCCTGGAACGACGCCGCGCATTAG
- a CDS encoding S1 family peptidase: protein MTSERRRWRVRLRDHRGRILGAGTMLDGEHLLTCAHVIEGLDGVTVDFVALPGVEPGIATIVAQAAPIGDDGGDIALLRLREPEEQISGAPLHRTALEDDQRVRAYGFPCGSDGMWSLATVVGDGGHGLERVQLHRDPDAEPITHGFSGSAVIADKTGHVVGMVATRYATEAARVSWMIPVETMLGYLPELRRWAEGSPAIDPGFVQYPEPPALDPRFAREFARWLGGHGRADVRVIIMGQDDSAVAASLRRAVVLADRERGAGRTATGPTVPPVGSVVLAVDAIGKTADEVRRRISDRLDVAADSPAGRHGSARTVVVYGIDEAAEPDELVGEVLVPLAQRAHELGLRLALAFREATSPGVSVVRSSTDVLPADEDDIEGRLALLETRLGELAKLEKDNASDAPRFSDAPHVHPKERRLRGALTQLRSAERDGDTDWVKRQLPVFERAVAKTVDRARDLRRLLGENLARRAELRARLDAYGEMARNGGLVEDVELDAAYAPAWRMLFEGQCDLTAAAAAVERYADTVRKRIDG, encoded by the coding sequence GTGACTTCCGAGCGCAGACGCTGGCGGGTGCGGCTGCGCGATCATCGTGGGCGGATCCTGGGCGCCGGGACCATGCTCGACGGCGAACACCTCCTCACCTGCGCTCACGTGATCGAAGGCCTCGACGGTGTCACGGTGGATTTCGTGGCGCTTCCCGGTGTGGAGCCCGGAATCGCCACGATCGTCGCGCAGGCGGCGCCCATCGGCGACGACGGCGGGGACATCGCGCTGCTCCGGTTGCGTGAACCCGAGGAACAGATCTCCGGCGCCCCGCTCCACCGGACCGCCCTCGAAGACGACCAGCGCGTCCGGGCGTACGGCTTCCCGTGCGGTTCGGACGGCATGTGGTCGCTGGCGACAGTCGTCGGCGACGGCGGGCACGGTCTCGAACGCGTCCAGCTGCACCGCGATCCCGACGCCGAGCCGATCACCCACGGCTTCAGCGGTTCCGCGGTGATCGCCGACAAGACGGGCCACGTCGTCGGCATGGTCGCGACCCGGTACGCGACCGAGGCCGCCCGTGTCTCCTGGATGATCCCGGTCGAGACCATGCTCGGTTACCTGCCGGAACTGCGCCGCTGGGCCGAAGGCAGCCCTGCGATCGACCCGGGTTTCGTGCAGTACCCGGAGCCGCCCGCGCTCGACCCACGGTTCGCGCGTGAATTCGCCCGCTGGCTCGGCGGGCACGGCCGGGCCGACGTCCGGGTGATCATCATGGGACAGGACGATTCCGCCGTCGCCGCCTCCTTGCGGCGCGCCGTCGTCCTCGCCGATCGCGAACGTGGCGCCGGCCGGACCGCGACAGGGCCGACGGTGCCGCCGGTGGGCAGTGTCGTGCTCGCCGTCGACGCGATCGGCAAGACCGCCGACGAGGTGCGCCGCCGCATCTCCGACCGGCTCGACGTCGCCGCGGATTCGCCCGCCGGCCGGCACGGTTCCGCCCGTACCGTCGTCGTCTACGGGATCGACGAGGCCGCCGAACCCGACGAGCTCGTCGGTGAGGTGCTCGTGCCCCTGGCCCAGCGCGCGCACGAACTCGGGCTGCGGCTCGCGCTGGCGTTCCGCGAGGCGACTTCGCCGGGAGTGAGCGTGGTCCGGTCGAGCACGGACGTGCTGCCCGCGGACGAGGACGACATCGAGGGCAGGCTCGCCCTCCTGGAAACCCGGTTGGGTGAACTCGCCAAGCTGGAGAAGGACAACGCGAGCGACGCGCCCCGCTTCTCCGACGCCCCGCACGTTCACCCGAAGGAGCGGCGGCTGCGCGGCGCGCTGACGCAATTGCGTTCGGCGGAGCGGGACGGTGACACGGATTGGGTGAAACGGCAGCTTCCGGTCTTTGAGCGTGCCGTGGCCAAGACCGTCGATCGGGCTCGCGACCTGCGCCGCCTCCTCGGCGAAAACCTCGCCCGGCGCGCGGAACTGCGCGCCCGGCTCGACGCGTACGGGGAGATGGCCCGTAACGGCGGGCTCGTCGAAGACGTCGAACTGGATGCCGCCTACGCTCCCGCGTGGCGGATGCTCTTCGAAGGACAGTGCGACCTCACGGCCGCGGCGGCCGCGGTCGAGCGCTACGCGGACACCGTACGGAAACGGATCGACGGATGA
- a CDS encoding serine/threonine-protein kinase, translating into MTACGQDGCPGVLGKTGFCKICGLPPGTPEESPGKPTLVIPGPGEAPTRITSTVATRAQQIAGHAGTDDRAPLPVVELPEVASRLLTEPHVPEEERFCGKHGCTATPVGRSVAGGPAPAEGFCPVCRTPFSFSPKLSAGDVVDGRYHVLGCVARGGLGFVYLATDSGLGDRYVALKGLINTNNTAAVRIAETESQVLTALDHPNIVRILDVVKHDDFRYIVMEFVDGLSLREVKNRRRAGLDSGEGRLLVEHVVGYGREILTALDYLHGEGLLYCDMKPDNVIHGEKRIKLIDFGAIRKIDDDESPIVGTEHYQVTPKERATHGLTVRSDIHTVGVTLRELFQASDGWSVTTDARGVRFGIESFLRVLDRATAPFEQRFATAREMLVQLDGVLDEILSLRDKQYRPGASTLFAEGAVLLDAGLGQAPPLEHWTRGTPVSLGARPSAVEIALGLPVPREDPDDPQANFLRAVRAPDAARLLKKLDKVTGSPEVGFRRCRAQLELGAVIEGTLAVAEAERLLGERAAHDWRVAWHRGLLALGEGDFAAAKEKFTAVYRDIPGEEPPKLALGLCEEHLNGAAAAERYYDALWVRDRAQVSAAFGLARVRLARGDRAAAVEILDQVPEFSRYDEAARIAGVRVLSAPMPETGDLPASAELDDAVVRLTALDLDGDALDRLVTAVRETGLAGVLLGQDGITDGEILRADETGARTVLDRSYRRLAHHAPSPEAHDVLIDLANSVRPVTLV; encoded by the coding sequence ATGACGGCCTGCGGACAGGACGGCTGCCCGGGTGTGCTGGGCAAGACCGGCTTCTGCAAGATCTGCGGATTGCCGCCCGGCACTCCGGAAGAGTCACCGGGGAAACCGACCCTGGTGATCCCCGGCCCCGGTGAGGCGCCGACGAGGATCACCAGCACGGTGGCCACCCGTGCCCAGCAGATCGCGGGCCACGCCGGCACGGACGATCGGGCCCCGCTGCCCGTCGTCGAACTCCCGGAGGTCGCGAGCCGCCTGCTCACCGAGCCGCATGTCCCGGAGGAGGAACGGTTCTGCGGCAAGCACGGGTGCACGGCCACCCCGGTCGGCCGCTCGGTCGCTGGCGGGCCCGCGCCCGCCGAAGGGTTCTGCCCGGTCTGCCGGACGCCGTTCTCCTTCTCGCCCAAGCTCTCGGCGGGTGACGTGGTCGACGGCCGCTACCATGTGCTCGGCTGTGTCGCCCGCGGCGGGCTCGGATTCGTCTATCTGGCAACGGATTCCGGGCTCGGCGACCGGTACGTCGCGCTCAAGGGCCTGATCAACACGAACAACACCGCCGCCGTCCGGATCGCGGAGACCGAGAGCCAGGTGCTCACCGCGCTGGATCATCCGAACATCGTCCGGATCCTCGACGTCGTCAAGCACGACGACTTCCGCTACATCGTGATGGAGTTCGTCGACGGTCTTTCCCTGCGGGAGGTCAAGAACCGCCGCCGGGCCGGGCTGGACTCCGGTGAGGGACGGCTGCTGGTCGAGCACGTCGTGGGGTACGGGCGCGAGATCCTGACCGCGCTCGACTACCTGCACGGCGAAGGCCTGCTGTACTGCGACATGAAGCCGGACAACGTGATCCACGGCGAGAAGCGGATCAAGCTCATCGATTTCGGCGCCATCCGCAAGATCGACGACGACGAAAGCCCGATCGTCGGCACCGAGCACTATCAGGTGACCCCGAAGGAACGGGCGACCCACGGTCTCACCGTCCGGTCCGACATCCACACCGTCGGCGTGACGTTGCGGGAACTCTTCCAGGCCAGCGACGGCTGGTCGGTCACCACCGACGCGCGCGGTGTCCGGTTCGGCATCGAGTCGTTCCTCCGCGTCCTCGACCGGGCGACCGCGCCGTTCGAACAGCGATTCGCGACCGCGCGCGAAATGCTGGTCCAGCTCGACGGCGTACTCGACGAGATCCTTTCCTTGCGGGACAAGCAGTACCGGCCCGGTGCATCGACGTTGTTCGCCGAAGGGGCGGTGCTGCTCGACGCGGGCCTCGGTCAGGCGCCGCCGCTGGAGCACTGGACGCGCGGGACGCCCGTCTCGCTCGGCGCGCGGCCGTCCGCCGTGGAGATCGCCCTCGGGCTGCCGGTGCCGCGTGAGGATCCGGACGATCCGCAGGCGAACTTCCTCCGTGCCGTCCGCGCGCCCGACGCGGCGCGGCTGCTGAAGAAACTCGACAAGGTGACCGGTTCGCCGGAGGTCGGATTCCGCCGGTGCCGGGCGCAGCTGGAACTCGGGGCCGTCATCGAAGGCACGCTGGCGGTGGCGGAGGCCGAACGGCTGCTCGGGGAGCGCGCCGCCCACGACTGGCGGGTGGCGTGGCATCGAGGTCTGCTCGCGCTCGGCGAGGGCGATTTCGCCGCGGCCAAGGAGAAGTTCACCGCCGTGTACCGCGACATCCCCGGCGAGGAGCCGCCGAAACTAGCACTGGGGCTCTGCGAGGAGCACCTCAACGGCGCGGCCGCCGCCGAACGGTACTACGACGCCTTGTGGGTGCGGGACCGGGCGCAGGTCAGTGCGGCGTTCGGGCTCGCGCGGGTCCGCTTGGCACGAGGCGACCGTGCCGCCGCCGTGGAGATCCTCGACCAGGTCCCGGAATTCTCGCGCTACGACGAGGCGGCGCGGATCGCGGGCGTGCGGGTGCTGTCCGCGCCGATGCCGGAGACGGGTGACCTCCCGGCGTCCGCGGAACTCGACGACGCCGTCGTCCGGCTGACCGCGTTGGACCTCGACGGCGACGCACTCGACAGGCTCGTGACGGCGGTGCGGGAGACCGGGCTGGCGGGGGTGTTGCTCGGGCAGGACGGGATCACCGACGGCGAGATCCTGCGCGCGGACGAGACGGGTGCCCGCACCGTGCTGGACAGGTCGTACCGGCGGCTCGCCCATCACGCGCCCTCGCCGGAGGCGCACGACGTGCTGATCGATCTCGCGAATTCGGTGAGACCGGTGACCTTGGTGTGA